In a genomic window of Primulina huaijiensis isolate GDHJ02 chromosome 10, ASM1229523v2, whole genome shotgun sequence:
- the LOC140986579 gene encoding pectinesterase 3-like — MFLQRIPRYALHSLEQEILPECNIIGTIHFIFGNSTVVFQNCNIFPRQPMPNQFVTLTAQGKTDPNQNTGISIQRCIMSPFDKLTASAYLGRPWKDYSTTIVMQSNIGGFLCPLGWSPWVQNLVPPSTIFYAEYQNTGPGSSIELWVKGAGYKPSLTAAQTAKYNMQSFIQGGSWLPATM; from the coding sequence ATGTTCCTTCAACGCATTCCAAGATACGCTCTACACTCTCTCGAACAGGAAATTCTACCGGAATGCAACATAATCGGCACAATCCACTTCATCTTCGGCAACTCCACGGTGGTGTTCCAGAACTGCAACATCTTCCCTAGACAGCCCATGCCTAATCAATTTGTCACACTTACAGCACAAGGAAAAACGGACCCGAATCAGAACACGGGCATATCGATCCAACGGTGCATAATGAGCCCATTCGACAAACTTACAGCCTCGGCCTACTTAGGCAGGCCTTGGAAGGATTACTCGACCACGATTGTCATGCAGAGCAATATAGGTGGGTTCTTGTGCCCATTGGGCTGGTCCCCGTGGGTCCAAAATCTTGTTCCACCAAGTACTATTTTTTACGCTGAGTATCAAAATACTGGGCCGGGATCTAGCATTGAACTTTGGGTTAAAGGGGCCGGGTATAAGCCTAGTCTTACTGCAGCCCAGACAGCTAAATATAATATGCAGTCCTTTATCCAAGGTGGTTCTTGGTTGCCTGCAACAATGTAA
- the LOC140986797 gene encoding pectinesterase 3, whose product MDTINSFKGYGKVDELEQQAFRKKTRKRLIIISISAVLLIGLIIGVVAGTVIHSKNKSGSDDVPTSPAAAIVAVCSVTQYPDSCYSSLGSSDSTDPERIFLFSLTVIKNSLRKVSTFTDEYANRTDKQLVKEALNICATVLDDAADTLDDCISSTQNGGNKLIADDSSIDNLKTWLSTVITDQETCFDALYESNATFVEDIKLLMKNSTEYSSNSLAIISKLQSLLGTFKIPFHRRRLLGAAEESIFPAWVSAGDRRLLQQSNPKPNVTVAKDGSGDVTTLNAAVARIPKKSKTRFVIYVKAGTYLENVVLDKSYTNVMMYGDGKDVSIISGSKNFVDGTPTFSTATVGVAGQGFIARDIGFKNTAGPSKHQAVAFRSGSDQSVFYRCKFDAFQDTLYPHSNRQFYRQCDIIGTVDFIFGNSAVVLQNCSIFPRQPNPNQFVTITAQGKVDPNQNTGISIQRCTMSPFDKLTAQTYLGRPWKAYATTVVMQTNIGGFLNPLGWARWVQNSDPPKTIFYAEYQNTGPGASTRDRVKWAGYKPSLSPAEANKYNVQSFIQGGSWLPATSVAFDST is encoded by the exons ATGGACACAATCAATTCATTCAAGGGCTATGGGAAAGTGGATGAGCTAGAGCAACAAGCTTTCAGGAAAAAGACCCGCAAGCGATTGATTATTATCTCCATTTCAGCCGTTCTGTTGATCGGTTTGATCATCGGAGTTGTTGCCGGAACTGTGATTCATAGCAAAAACAAGAGTGGTTCCGACGATGTTCCGACTTCTCCGGCTGCGGCGATTGTAGCTGTGTGCAGTGTGACTCAGTACCCAGATTCTTGTTACTCGAGCTTGGGTTCCTCAGACTCGACCGACCCGGAGAGGATTTTTCTGTTTTCGTTAACGGTGATCAAGAATTCTCTGAGGAAAGTGTCAACTTTTACAGATGAGTACGCGAACAGGACGGATAAACAGTTGGTAAAAGAGGCGTTGAATATATGCGCGACGGTGTTAGACGACGCTGCTGATACGCTCGACGACTGCATATCCTCAACGCAGAACGGCGGGAATAAGCTAATCGCCGACGATTCGAGCATCGACAATTTAAAAACGTGGCTGAGCACCGTGATCACGGACCAAGAAACGTGTTTCGACGCTCTGTATGAGTCCAACGCCACTTTTGTGGAAGACATCAAGCTTCTGATGAAGAATTCCACGGAATATTCCAGCAACAGTTTGGCCATAATCTCGAAACTGCAGTCATTGCTCGGGACTTTTAAGATCCCATTCCACAGGAGGCGTCTGCTGGGGGCAGCCGAGGAATCGATCTTTCCGGCGTGGGTTTCTGCTGGTGACAGGCGGCTGTTACAGCAGAGCAATCCGAAACCGAATGTGACGGTGGCGAAGGACGGCAGCGGCGATGTGACCACCCTGAATGCTGCGGTGGCGAGAATACCGAAGAAGAGCAAAACGAGATTCGTTATATATGTGAAGGCGGGGACATATTTGGAGAATGTGGTGTTGGATAAATCTTACACGAATGTGATGATGTACGGAGACGGCAAGGACGTTTCCATTATTTCCGGCAGCAAGAATTTCGTCGACGGCACTCCGACATTTTCCACGGCTACTGTTG GTGTCGCGGGACAAGGATTCATCGCACGAGACATCGGTTTCAAGAACACAGCCGGACCCAGCAAACACCAGGCCGTGGCCTTCCGTTCCGGCTCCGACCAATCTGTATTCTACAGATGCAAGTTCGACGCGTTCCAAGACACCCTCTACCCGCACTCGAACCGACAATTCTACCGCCAATGCGACATAATAGGCACAGTGGACTTCATATTCGGAAACTCCGCGGTGGTGCTCCAGAACTGCAGCATCTTTCCTAGACAACCCAATCCTAACCAATTTGTCACGATTACTGCACAAGGCAAAGTTGACCCGAATCAGAACACCGGAATTTCGATCCAACGGTGTACAATGAGCCCATTCGACAAACTTACCGCCCAGACCTACTTAGGCAGGCCTTGGAAAGCTTACGCCACTACGGTTGTTATGCAGACTAATATTGGTGGGTTCTTGAATCCATTGGGCTGGGCTAGATGGGTTCAAAACTCCGACCCACCGAAAACTATCTTCTACGCGGAGTATCAAAATACAGGACCTGGAGCGAGCACTAGAGACCGGGTCAAATGGGCCGGGTATAAGCCCAGTCTTAGTCCAGCCGAGGCCAATAAATATAACGTGCAGTCCTTCATTCAAGGTGGTTCGTGGTTGCCTGCTACAAGTGTAGCCTTTGACTCAACCTAa